From Weissella diestrammenae, a single genomic window includes:
- a CDS encoding gluconate:H+ symporter, translated as MFNVASGLTTNPETGFYQWMLNGLNVWPFLILVLGIIALLILILKVKVNTFVSLIITSILVALGLGMNPAGIADALKNGIGGTMGELVIVFGFGSMIGRLVADAGGSYRIASTLIARFGKSKLQWAVAIASFIIGISLLFEVGMVVLIPIVFTIALEAGVSLLYLGIPMAAALSAAQGFLPPQPSPTAVTNILGANMGVVLMYGVIVAIVALVIAGPLFTRVIQKIEPSAFKITKKLNAIGEVKKFELDETPSFGISILTSLLPVFFMLISTVYTMVHNGGKQVYSGEIGDTAWQGMTAAAQHGYLMHPSTMDQVVAMFGNPVIAMVIAMSFAIWSMGPKQGRTMTEVGTSLSDALKSIANLLMVIGGGAAFKGVLTAGGISTAIAAAFSHTSLSPIIFAWLIAVIIRVSVGSATVAGLTSAGIVAPLVASQTAVNPAFVVLAIGAGSLAASHVNDAGFWMFKEFFDLSVPQTLKIWTVLETLISVVGLIMVLILSALFS; from the coding sequence ATGTTTAATGTAGCATCAGGATTAACAACTAATCCTGAGACGGGATTTTATCAATGGATGTTAAATGGATTGAATGTTTGGCCATTCTTAATCTTAGTATTGGGAATTATTGCCTTACTGATCTTAATCTTGAAGGTTAAAGTCAATACGTTTGTCTCTTTGATTATTACATCGATTTTAGTGGCCTTGGGATTGGGTATGAATCCAGCCGGGATTGCGGATGCTTTGAAAAATGGTATCGGTGGTACGATGGGCGAGCTGGTCATTGTCTTTGGATTTGGATCAATGATTGGTCGTTTGGTCGCAGATGCGGGTGGTTCTTATCGTATCGCGTCGACATTAATTGCACGATTTGGTAAAAGTAAATTACAATGGGCAGTTGCAATCGCATCATTTATTATCGGTATTTCATTATTGTTTGAAGTCGGAATGGTTGTTTTAATTCCAATCGTCTTTACGATTGCGCTTGAAGCTGGTGTATCACTTCTTTACTTGGGTATTCCGATGGCAGCTGCTTTATCAGCCGCGCAAGGTTTCTTGCCACCCCAACCATCACCTACTGCAGTGACGAATATTTTAGGCGCTAATATGGGCGTCGTCCTCATGTATGGGGTGATTGTTGCAATCGTGGCTTTGGTGATTGCCGGGCCATTATTTACACGGGTGATTCAAAAGATAGAACCATCTGCCTTCAAAATAACTAAAAAGTTAAATGCCATTGGTGAAGTTAAAAAATTCGAACTCGATGAGACGCCAAGTTTTGGAATTTCAATTTTAACGTCATTATTACCCGTATTTTTCATGTTGATTTCAACCGTTTATACAATGGTGCACAATGGTGGAAAGCAAGTCTATAGCGGTGAAATTGGTGATACGGCTTGGCAAGGAATGACTGCCGCCGCACAACATGGTTATTTAATGCATCCTTCAACAATGGATCAAGTCGTAGCGATGTTTGGTAATCCTGTCATTGCAATGGTGATTGCAATGTCATTTGCAATTTGGTCAATGGGGCCAAAGCAAGGCCGGACAATGACCGAAGTCGGCACATCATTGTCAGACGCCTTAAAGTCAATTGCTAACTTATTGATGGTTATTGGTGGTGGTGCAGCCTTTAAGGGTGTTTTGACAGCAGGTGGTATCTCAACTGCAATTGCTGCTGCATTTTCACACACATCACTTTCTCCAATTATCTTTGCATGGTTAATTGCGGTTATTATTCGAGTGTCCGTCGGTTCAGCCACAGTTGCGGGCCTGACATCGGCCGGAATTGTTGCACCTTTAGTTGCTAGCCAAACGGCAGTCAATCCAGCCTTCGTGGTCTTAGCCATTGGGGCAGGGTCGTTAGCCGCTTCACACGTCAATGATGCAGGATTCTGGATGTTTAAAGAATTCTTTGACTTGAGTGTGCCACAGACATTGAAAATTTGGACTGTGTTAGAAACGCTTATTTCCGTAGTCGGACTAATTATGGTGCTTATATTAAGTGCTTTATTCTCATAG
- the gntK gene encoding gluconokinase, with protein sequence MDYLIGVDMGTTSTKAVLFDKAGHVITSANKGYNLYRDAPDMAEEDLNEIFEAFSDAIREVVRFDKDANILAVSFSSAMHSLIAFDEQWNPLTRVITWADTRAVKYTEELRANGVGQEIYNKTGTPIHPMAPLSKMLWLKNERTDIYNQAAHYLGIKEYIFHRLFGANKMDISIASGTGMFNIFELDWDKQALEVTGIRKEQMPTPVEPYEIERGMADEYSALLGLPKDTPFVYGAGDGPLSNLGVNAVQPGVAAVTIGTSGAIRVVADAPMIDPKGRTFTYALDKEHWVVGGPVNNGGDVFRWVRNNLFDSEKSTAELLGMDSYDLITEIASNVPAGADGLLFHPYLGGERAPIWDANARGSFFGLTHGHTRAHMARAVLEGIIFNIYMVELALEEVVGDLKSVQATGGFARSALWRQMLADIFEQPVTVPEAFESGALAATVMAQKALGLVDSLDVIGDMVGQANTYEPNPKNYEVYRELAPIFIRLSRQLQTEYANIADFQRKHN encoded by the coding sequence ATGGACTATTTAATTGGTGTTGACATGGGAACGACCTCGACAAAGGCCGTCCTATTTGATAAAGCAGGACATGTTATTACGTCTGCAAATAAAGGTTATAACTTATATCGTGATGCGCCGGACATGGCGGAAGAAGATTTGAATGAAATTTTCGAAGCATTTTCTGATGCCATTCGAGAAGTCGTTCGGTTTGATAAAGATGCCAATATTTTGGCTGTGTCATTCTCGTCGGCAATGCATTCTTTAATCGCTTTTGATGAGCAATGGAATCCATTGACACGTGTTATCACATGGGCTGATACACGTGCGGTTAAATATACAGAAGAATTACGTGCAAATGGGGTGGGACAGGAGATTTATAATAAAACTGGGACCCCAATCCATCCAATGGCACCTTTATCAAAGATGCTATGGTTGAAAAATGAACGAACGGATATCTACAATCAAGCTGCACACTATTTGGGTATCAAAGAATATATTTTCCATCGACTATTTGGTGCTAACAAAATGGATATCTCGATTGCTTCTGGGACCGGAATGTTTAATATTTTCGAACTCGATTGGGATAAGCAAGCCTTAGAAGTTACAGGTATTCGAAAGGAACAAATGCCAACGCCGGTTGAACCCTATGAAATCGAACGGGGTATGGCCGATGAATACTCGGCACTTTTGGGCCTACCAAAAGACACACCATTCGTATATGGTGCTGGTGACGGACCACTATCAAATTTGGGAGTGAATGCCGTACAACCTGGTGTAGCCGCAGTTACAATTGGGACTTCTGGTGCCATTCGAGTCGTTGCTGATGCACCAATGATTGATCCAAAAGGACGAACATTTACTTACGCCTTGGATAAGGAACATTGGGTAGTTGGTGGGCCGGTTAATAATGGTGGTGACGTATTCCGCTGGGTGCGTAATAACTTATTTGATTCAGAAAAATCGACCGCTGAATTATTAGGCATGGATTCATATGATTTGATCACAGAAATTGCTAGCAATGTGCCAGCCGGTGCCGATGGTTTGTTGTTCCACCCTTATCTTGGTGGTGAACGAGCACCAATCTGGGATGCTAACGCACGTGGTTCATTCTTTGGATTAACGCATGGACATACGCGTGCGCACATGGCACGGGCAGTCCTAGAGGGTATTATTTTTAATATCTATATGGTTGAATTGGCTTTGGAAGAAGTTGTTGGCGATTTGAAGTCAGTACAAGCGACAGGTGGTTTTGCACGTTCAGCTTTGTGGCGTCAAATGCTAGCGGATATATTTGAACAACCGGTTACAGTACCTGAGGCCTTTGAATCTGGGGCACTTGCTGCCACAGTGATGGCCCAAAAGGCGCTTGGGTTGGTTGATTCACTAGATGTGATTGGGGATATGGTTGGTCAAGCCAATACGTATGAGCCTAATCCAAAAAATTACGAAGTATATCGCGAGTTAGCGCCGATCTTCATTCGCTTGAGTCGACAGTTGCAAACTGAGTACGCAAATATTGCGGATTTCCAGCGAAAGCATAATTAA
- a CDS encoding gluconate:H+ symporter — protein MSFLVLFLGILFLLLLIIKFKVNTFIALILTSVVVGLGLGMNFAQIPVSIQNGIGGSLGELAIVFGFGAMLGRLVADAGGAYRIAHTLINVFGKKRVQIAIMAASFIIGIALFFEVGMVLLIPIVFAIALEAGIPLLTLGIPMAAALSVTHGFLPPHPAPTAISGALGANPGQVLMYGVLIAIPAAIIAGPLFTKLAQKFAPDAFQVKTKLTAFGAQKTFKLEETPGFGLSVLTALMPVIFMGITTIFNVVMNDGQPFAIAKNAAGLMVGKNNVEAFLTMIGNPVTAMIFSLVFAMWSMGLHQGLGFKTMMVTVEESVKSIAMLLLIIGGGAAFKQILIDGGISGQISNLFADSNISPLILAWLITVLLRVALGSATVAALTAAGLVAPLMTAAGVNPALMVLVIGAGSLAASHVNDAGFWMFKEYFDLDVKQTLQIWTVLETVIAVVGLLIVLLLNAMGV, from the coding sequence ATGTCATTTTTGGTATTATTTTTAGGAATTTTATTCTTATTGTTATTAATTATTAAGTTTAAGGTCAATACATTCATTGCATTGATCCTAACTTCAGTTGTTGTCGGATTGGGATTGGGTATGAATTTTGCCCAAATCCCGGTTTCAATTCAAAATGGTATTGGTGGGTCATTAGGTGAACTAGCCATTGTCTTTGGATTTGGTGCCATGCTTGGGCGATTAGTCGCTGATGCAGGTGGGGCTTATCGAATCGCACATACTTTGATTAATGTTTTTGGTAAAAAACGTGTGCAAATTGCGATTATGGCCGCATCATTTATCATTGGGATTGCATTGTTCTTTGAAGTTGGAATGGTTTTGTTGATTCCGATTGTCTTTGCCATCGCTTTGGAAGCCGGAATTCCTTTGCTGACGCTTGGAATTCCAATGGCGGCAGCATTGTCAGTTACTCATGGTTTCCTACCACCACACCCAGCACCAACAGCAATTTCAGGTGCATTAGGTGCGAATCCGGGTCAAGTCCTCATGTACGGGGTGTTGATTGCAATTCCAGCGGCAATTATTGCTGGACCATTGTTTACAAAGTTAGCACAGAAGTTTGCACCAGATGCTTTCCAAGTTAAGACTAAGTTAACAGCATTTGGCGCACAAAAGACATTCAAATTAGAAGAAACGCCTGGTTTTGGATTATCAGTTTTGACGGCATTAATGCCAGTTATCTTTATGGGAATTACGACGATTTTCAATGTCGTGATGAATGACGGACAACCATTTGCAATTGCTAAGAATGCCGCCGGCTTGATGGTTGGTAAAAATAATGTTGAAGCATTCTTAACGATGATTGGGAATCCCGTCACAGCTATGATTTTCTCGTTGGTCTTTGCAATGTGGTCAATGGGACTACATCAAGGACTCGGCTTTAAGACAATGATGGTAACGGTGGAAGAGTCCGTTAAATCAATTGCCATGTTGCTATTAATTATTGGTGGTGGGGCAGCCTTTAAGCAAATTTTGATTGATGGCGGAATTTCCGGCCAAATCTCAAATTTATTTGCCGATTCAAATATTTCACCGTTAATCCTAGCTTGGTTGATCACCGTGCTGTTACGTGTTGCATTAGGCTCAGCCACAGTGGCCGCTTTGACCGCCGCCGGATTAGTGGCGCCATTGATGACCGCCGCCGGTGTTAACCCAGCCTTAATGGTACTTGTCATTGGTGCTGGTTCATTGGCAGCTTCACACGTAAACGATGCTGGCTTTTGGATGTTTAAAGAATATTTTGATTTGGATGTTAAACAGACCCTTCAAATCTGGACAGTGCTGGAAACAGTCATCGCCGTGGTTGGTTTACTAATTGTATTATTACTAAATGCCATGGGTGTTTAA
- a CDS encoding glycosyltransferase family 2 protein, translated as MSNKQVTAAIVTYNRLDLLKESLAAVLNQTEYLSHVIVVNNLSTDGTAAYLDTIQDERVIVYNSTENLGGAGGFNKAVQLFAEKLDDEYVWLMDDDTIVEPDALVHLVDFIEDNEHVGFVNSVVRWGTKDGHPSWMNVPAPRGFTWQSPLNSDNPGVEVVNSTFVSVLFSRQMVSMIGLPQKEYFIWGDDMEYTNRIADVNRGYTVLKSVVVHKSKENSMPGDIVREVDASRLWRYAYEFRNRILTARRISKRDMRHSALGAIRFELPRVLLKRNVKYRWQKAKMIVGGVWRGIWFNPKIEFAAGMQSSDVRSINAILRAYQLAHPTERMTLDREIELINHCQLEDLKGINQATDRFIMDYKVQMANKFKK; from the coding sequence ATGAGTAATAAACAAGTTACAGCAGCAATCGTCACGTATAATCGTTTGGATCTGTTAAAAGAGTCTCTGGCTGCTGTATTGAACCAAACTGAATACCTTAGTCATGTGATTGTCGTGAATAATTTGTCGACTGATGGGACGGCAGCGTATCTGGATACGATTCAAGATGAACGGGTGATTGTTTACAATTCAACCGAGAACCTAGGCGGTGCTGGTGGCTTTAATAAGGCTGTTCAACTCTTTGCAGAGAAATTAGATGATGAATATGTTTGGTTAATGGATGATGATACAATTGTTGAACCAGACGCATTAGTACATTTGGTTGATTTCATTGAAGATAATGAACATGTAGGTTTTGTTAACTCAGTTGTTCGATGGGGAACCAAAGATGGACATCCATCATGGATGAATGTGCCTGCACCACGTGGCTTTACTTGGCAATCACCTCTGAATAGTGATAATCCGGGTGTTGAAGTCGTTAACTCGACTTTCGTCTCGGTTCTGTTCTCACGTCAAATGGTGAGCATGATTGGATTACCACAAAAGGAATACTTTATTTGGGGTGATGACATGGAATATACTAATCGTATTGCTGACGTCAATCGTGGCTACACAGTATTGAAGTCGGTTGTCGTCCACAAGTCAAAAGAAAACTCGATGCCAGGTGATATTGTTCGAGAAGTTGATGCAAGTCGTTTGTGGCGTTATGCATATGAATTTAGAAATCGTATCTTAACTGCGCGCCGTATTTCAAAACGCGATATGCGGCATAGTGCATTAGGGGCAATTCGTTTTGAATTACCACGGGTGTTATTAAAGCGTAATGTTAAATACCGTTGGCAAAAAGCTAAAATGATTGTCGGTGGTGTTTGGCGGGGTATTTGGTTTAATCCTAAAATCGAGTTTGCTGCCGGTATGCAAAGCTCAGACGTACGTTCAATTAATGCCATCTTACGTGCTTATCAGTTAGCACATCCAACAGAGCGCATGACTTTAGATCGTGAAATTGAATTGATTAATCATTGTCAATTAGAAGATTTAAAGGGCATTAATCAAGCAACTGATCGCTTTATTATGGATTATAAAGTTCAAATGGCGAATAAGTTCAAAAAATAA
- a CDS encoding ABC transporter permease: MWIIIKSIFGLAADQIKHLGLTVRLAIYDTRANNAHKYLGSLWEILDPLFQVLTYAVIFGGGFQTRAPQDGMPYFTWMAVGFAGWYLVNQGFSDTIRSIQTQLFMVRNVKFPVVILPMIRVVQVIPAVMSISVVAAIAMITTGHFHPNLYWFQIIYYGFAAAVMLFFLGIFSATINILIPDYDLAIRQVLRLLFFVSGILSEPVQGNSFNNFIYFISRVNPFYYIVNGWRATFLNNQWFWNSPTMMAIFWLEMAFFAVIGTHLYLKFKDQLIDFI, translated from the coding sequence ATGTGGATAATTATTAAATCGATTTTTGGACTTGCCGCTGATCAAATTAAGCATTTAGGGTTGACGGTTCGTTTAGCAATTTATGATACACGTGCTAATAATGCACATAAGTATTTAGGTAGTTTGTGGGAAATTTTGGACCCATTATTTCAAGTGTTAACCTATGCGGTTATTTTTGGGGGCGGTTTTCAAACACGAGCACCACAAGATGGGATGCCGTATTTTACATGGATGGCGGTTGGATTTGCCGGCTGGTATCTGGTCAATCAGGGTTTTTCCGATACCATTCGTTCCATTCAAACACAACTATTTATGGTTCGAAATGTTAAGTTTCCAGTAGTTATTCTTCCGATGATTCGTGTTGTGCAGGTAATACCAGCCGTGATGTCGATTTCAGTTGTCGCAGCCATCGCCATGATTACAACGGGACATTTCCATCCTAACCTTTACTGGTTTCAAATCATATACTATGGGTTCGCGGCGGCTGTGATGCTGTTTTTCTTGGGTATTTTTAGTGCCACAATCAATATTTTGATTCCTGATTATGATTTGGCCATTCGTCAAGTGCTACGCTTATTATTCTTCGTTTCAGGTATCCTTTCTGAACCAGTACAAGGTAATAGCTTTAATAACTTTATTTATTTTATTTCTAGAGTTAATCCGTTCTACTATATTGTGAATGGTTGGCGTGCAACATTTTTAAATAATCAGTGGTTTTGGAATTCGCCAACTATGATGGCAATCTTTTGGTTAGAGATGGCTTTCTTTGCAGTCATTGGTACGCATTTATATCTGAAGTTTAAAGATCAATTAATTGATTTTATTTGA
- a CDS encoding ABC transporter ATP-binding protein: MSNENDKFSVRAKGITKNFQLFSTQSEKLKSIFTGNKDGANFWALRGLSFEIEPGDVVGIVGTNGSGKSTLLNVLSGVIPQTSGSLEINGKIGVVAINEGLNWDLTGRENIRLKQLMMGMSNREIDAAMPSIIEFSELGEFIDQPVKDYSSGMRSKLGFSIVTHNDPDILIVDEALSVGDQNFSKKALGKIREFIAEGKTIFFVSHDLNQVREFTNKVMWIQYGEMRAFGPTKTVADQYQAFTRQLDDMSEDDRARYVTEQKHYQQIFTIDQLRDDYARKGLPESEIRRVTRLRSFEGFSRLSLMITLSAIILMIAVVIWMKFGR; the protein is encoded by the coding sequence ATGTCGAATGAAAATGATAAATTTAGTGTCAGAGCGAAAGGTATTACGAAAAACTTTCAGCTTTTTTCGACACAATCTGAAAAACTAAAATCAATTTTTACTGGAAATAAAGACGGGGCAAATTTTTGGGCCTTACGGGGCTTATCTTTTGAAATTGAACCCGGTGATGTGGTTGGTATTGTCGGAACAAATGGTTCAGGGAAATCAACCCTACTGAATGTTTTAAGTGGTGTTATTCCACAGACGTCAGGTTCGCTTGAAATTAACGGTAAAATTGGCGTTGTTGCCATTAATGAAGGCCTGAATTGGGATTTAACTGGGCGCGAAAACATTAGGCTGAAACAATTAATGATGGGGATGTCAAACCGAGAAATCGATGCGGCCATGCCAAGTATTATTGAGTTTTCGGAGTTAGGTGAATTTATTGACCAACCGGTTAAAGACTATTCTTCTGGTATGCGTTCGAAACTAGGCTTTTCAATTGTTACGCATAATGATCCGGATATTTTAATCGTTGATGAGGCCTTGTCAGTTGGTGATCAAAATTTCTCAAAAAAGGCATTGGGAAAAATTCGTGAATTTATCGCAGAAGGCAAAACCATTTTCTTTGTGTCACATGATTTAAATCAAGTACGTGAGTTCACGAATAAAGTGATGTGGATTCAATATGGAGAAATGCGTGCTTTTGGTCCAACGAAAACAGTAGCTGATCAATATCAAGCCTTTACACGGCAGCTTGATGACATGTCAGAAGACGACCGCGCACGGTATGTGACTGAACAAAAGCATTACCAACAAATTTTCACAATTGACCAACTAAGGGATGACTATGCTAGAAAAGGGTTGCCTGAATCGGAGATTCGACGGGTTACCAGATTAAGAAGCTTCGAGGGCTTTAGTCGGTTAAGTTTAATGATTACTCTATCAGCAATTATTCTCATGATTGCCGTGGTAATCTGGATGAAATTTGGTAGGTAA
- a CDS encoding copper homeostasis protein CutC, which yields MLTEMAVTDFITLQASVKQSARKIRLTVRMNATGRIENLDLLNSAVEVAQDNQMLLVVHVWSRNGDYQFDTKDVDRTIRLFQLLRTSGVQCVSFAALNGQFELDRSAMIKLIEAAGSMQIFYAAAQLEMMPEIRQKNQRWLDWYGVQSESSIICN from the coding sequence GTGCTCACTGAAATGGCAGTTACCGATTTTATCACGTTGCAAGCGAGCGTTAAACAAAGTGCTCGTAAAATTAGACTGACGGTTCGTATGAACGCAACCGGACGCATTGAAAATCTTGATTTGTTGAATTCAGCTGTAGAGGTTGCACAAGATAATCAGATGCTACTGGTAGTGCATGTCTGGTCTCGAAATGGTGATTATCAATTTGATACGAAGGATGTTGACAGAACGATTCGTTTATTCCAACTATTACGCACATCCGGGGTGCAATGCGTATCATTTGCTGCCTTGAACGGTCAATTTGAATTAGATCGTAGTGCGATGATTAAATTAATCGAGGCAGCTGGGTCGATGCAGATATTTTATGCTGCGGCACAACTTGAAATGATGCCAGAAATACGACAGAAAAACCAACGTTGGCTAGATTGGTATGGTGTACAGTCTGAATCATCAATTATATGTAATTAA
- a CDS encoding NFACT RNA binding domain-containing protein: MSFDGLFTHAMVHELKQQLVGGRIMKIHQPYPNEVFLIIRNNRTNFPLLLSAHPTFARTQISKIKYANPQTAPNFAMMLRKHLEGAQLLNIEQIENDRIIKLSTTGRNELGDEEKTSLYLEMMGRHSNLFLVDEASQKIIDLIKHVSPDQNRVRSLIPGGQYVMPPKQDVINPYQSLSGLAKMVLDLPKLDDLVPAIQHHFQGFARDSAREFAMVVQSEGDPMANAQAWLKHFENPTPQLIMSDNGVSFAPFDWLSLSGERVHYPSLSEMLDQYFSEKSERDRVQQQAGTVIRIVKNELKKNQNKIKKFQQELKAADNADEYKIKGELLTTYMHQVERGMTEISLPNYYDDNRPLKIALSNQIGPSQNAQKYFTRYNKLKVSVKFINEQMALTQLEIDYFDSLMTQIELAAPKDIEEIRQELIQGGYLRVQTKKKQKSQISAPEKFYTHDGTLIEVGKNNLQNERLSMKTAAKNDIWLHTKDIPGSHVVIHASEPTDETLIAGAKLAAFFSKARASTHVPVDYLPVKRLRKPNGSKPGFVIFEGQQTMTVTPELEFVQRLRANKPS, translated from the coding sequence ATGTCATTTGATGGGTTATTCACACATGCGATGGTGCATGAGTTAAAGCAACAATTAGTTGGTGGACGGATTATGAAAATTCATCAGCCATATCCAAATGAAGTGTTTTTAATTATTCGAAATAACCGCACCAACTTTCCATTATTATTAAGTGCGCACCCAACGTTTGCGCGGACACAAATTTCAAAAATTAAGTACGCTAATCCACAAACTGCACCTAATTTTGCGATGATGCTACGTAAACACTTAGAAGGCGCACAATTACTAAATATTGAACAAATTGAAAATGATCGAATCATAAAATTGTCGACAACTGGGCGCAATGAATTGGGTGATGAAGAAAAAACATCGTTGTATTTAGAAATGATGGGTCGGCACTCAAACCTCTTTCTTGTTGATGAAGCTTCACAAAAAATTATTGATTTGATTAAACATGTGTCGCCGGATCAAAATCGCGTTCGGTCATTAATTCCTGGTGGGCAATACGTCATGCCACCTAAGCAAGACGTGATTAATCCTTATCAGTCTTTAAGTGGTTTGGCAAAAATGGTTTTGGATTTGCCAAAACTTGATGATTTGGTCCCAGCTATTCAACATCATTTTCAAGGCTTCGCCCGAGATTCAGCGCGCGAATTTGCCATGGTGGTGCAGTCGGAGGGGGATCCAATGGCGAATGCACAGGCATGGTTAAAGCACTTTGAAAATCCGACTCCTCAGCTGATAATGTCGGATAATGGGGTGTCATTTGCGCCATTTGATTGGTTGAGCTTATCTGGAGAGCGTGTTCATTATCCAAGTTTGTCTGAAATGCTAGATCAATATTTTTCTGAAAAATCAGAACGTGATCGCGTACAACAACAAGCGGGGACAGTGATTCGTATTGTAAAAAATGAATTAAAAAAGAATCAAAATAAAATTAAGAAATTTCAACAGGAATTAAAAGCAGCGGACAATGCAGATGAGTATAAGATTAAAGGCGAATTATTAACTACTTATATGCATCAGGTCGAACGGGGAATGACTGAAATTTCGTTACCAAATTATTATGATGATAATCGGCCACTAAAAATTGCACTTTCAAATCAGATTGGGCCGTCACAAAATGCGCAGAAATATTTTACCCGTTACAATAAATTAAAAGTGTCAGTTAAGTTTATTAATGAACAAATGGCTCTGACACAACTTGAAATTGATTACTTTGACAGTTTGATGACGCAAATTGAATTGGCTGCCCCTAAAGATATTGAAGAAATTCGACAAGAATTAATTCAAGGGGGTTATTTGCGTGTTCAAACCAAGAAAAAACAAAAGTCGCAAATTAGTGCACCGGAAAAATTTTATACGCATGATGGCACCCTGATTGAGGTTGGGAAAAACAATCTTCAAAACGAACGCTTATCAATGAAAACTGCCGCAAAAAACGATATTTGGCTTCATACAAAAGACATTCCTGGATCCCATGTCGTCATTCACGCTTCAGAACCAACAGATGAGACCTTGATAGCTGGTGCTAAATTAGCGGCTTTCTTTTCAAAAGCTCGAGCATCAACCCACGTGCCCGTTGACTATTTACCGGTTAAACGGTTAAGAAAGCCCAATGGGTCAAAACCTGGTTTTGTTATTTTTGAGGGGCAACAAACGATGACGGTGACGCCAGAGCTGGAGTTTGTGCAGCGTTTACGAGCAAATAAGCCCTCATGA
- the ribF gene encoding riboflavin biosynthesis protein RibF, translating to MQVVHLHHPYDKTKIIAGPVVLAMGFFDGVHIGHRAVIDRAKREARARGAQLAVLTYNQHASVVFEKHDTPIKYLTTIQRKLEIFEQLAVDVVYLVDFTSALAHVAPVDFVQQYMADLNAVAVVAGYDHTFGPKLTANMTTLPKLAQGRFDVIEVPPVYLAKQASASTLARQVLAAGDLQTLTQLLTIPYETTGVVVHGEARGRTMGFPTLNIETPIDERLPGEGVYIAQVAIAGHWYQGMGQIGYNVTFGAGRAQTVEINLFDFNEEVYGEQVHVKWEKYLRDEQKFSDMNALIQQLHQDKISAGNYFSHLERQGGHDVI from the coding sequence ATGCAAGTGGTTCATTTACACCATCCATATGACAAAACAAAAATCATTGCAGGACCAGTCGTATTGGCAATGGGTTTTTTTGATGGTGTACATATTGGGCATCGTGCAGTCATTGACCGGGCGAAAAGAGAGGCGCGTGCGCGTGGCGCGCAACTTGCTGTTCTTACATATAATCAGCATGCGTCAGTGGTTTTTGAAAAGCATGATACACCAATCAAATATTTGACGACTATTCAGCGGAAATTAGAGATTTTTGAACAACTGGCGGTTGATGTGGTTTATTTGGTTGATTTTACATCTGCATTAGCCCATGTGGCGCCGGTTGATTTTGTTCAGCAATATATGGCTGATTTAAATGCTGTGGCAGTTGTTGCCGGCTATGATCATACCTTTGGTCCAAAATTGACTGCTAATATGACGACCTTGCCAAAATTAGCTCAGGGACGGTTTGATGTGATTGAGGTGCCACCGGTCTATCTGGCAAAACAAGCGAGTGCATCAACCTTAGCGCGTCAAGTCTTAGCAGCTGGAGATTTACAAACGCTCACGCAATTATTAACGATACCTTATGAAACGACTGGGGTCGTTGTTCACGGTGAAGCCCGTGGTAGAACTATGGGTTTTCCAACGTTAAATATTGAAACACCGATTGATGAAAGACTACCAGGTGAAGGGGTATACATTGCACAAGTTGCCATTGCTGGACATTGGTATCAAGGTATGGGACAGATTGGCTATAATGTGACATTTGGCGCTGGACGAGCGCAGACCGTTGAAATCAATTTGTTTGATTTTAATGAAGAAGTCTATGGAGAACAGGTTCATGTCAAATGGGAGAAATACCTTCGCGATGAGCAAAAGTTTTCGGATATGAATGCGCTCATTCAACAACTTCATCAGGATAAAATTTCAGCAGGAAATTATTTTTCTCACCTTGAACGGCAGGGAGGTCACGATGTCATTTGA